From Haloarcula hispanica ATCC 33960, the proteins below share one genomic window:
- a CDS encoding lasso peptide biosynthesis B2 protein produces MSTETEWQLTWNDSWKRLPRSNSSRSMRARLREFRALPRAQKLLLCEAVVLIVASKVLLAVAGLEDAERYFGIVSQYLPCHRQSGSPESVRWAVLTAGSRLPGTYDCLDRALTGSTLLVANNLPHRLRFGVDTQSETFEAHAWIESNGAVLIGDVDDFGRFRTLTEREVRG; encoded by the coding sequence ATGTCGACAGAGACCGAGTGGCAACTGACGTGGAACGATTCCTGGAAACGCTTGCCGCGGAGCAACTCGTCAAGATCGATGCGAGCCCGACTCCGTGAGTTCAGGGCGTTGCCACGGGCGCAGAAGCTATTGCTCTGTGAAGCTGTGGTACTGATCGTTGCGAGCAAGGTATTGCTTGCAGTCGCTGGGCTGGAGGACGCAGAGCGATATTTCGGTATAGTCTCTCAGTACCTCCCGTGTCATCGTCAGTCCGGGTCACCAGAGTCAGTGCGGTGGGCGGTTCTGACAGCGGGATCACGTCTTCCGGGTACCTACGATTGTCTTGACCGAGCGCTCACTGGTAGCACACTGCTGGTAGCCAACAACCTGCCGCATCGTCTCCGCTTCGGCGTGGACACCCAGTCCGAGACGTTCGAGGCTCACGCTTGGATCGAGTCTAACGGGGCTGTCCTTATCGGGGATGTCGACGACTTCGGGCGCTTCCGCACACTCACGGAACGCGAAGTACGTGGCTAA
- a CDS encoding PqqD family peptide modification chaperone: protein MVAIDSGSTVVATDNCVTTTIDGEIVLLNNETGRYQGLSGVGPDIWDRIQEPTEPAAIVSTLVEEYDVDRDRVATDVERFLETLAAEQLVKIDASPTP from the coding sequence ATGGTCGCGATAGATTCTGGATCGACTGTCGTCGCAACTGATAACTGTGTGACCACGACTATCGACGGCGAGATCGTGCTGCTCAACAACGAGACGGGGCGGTACCAGGGCCTGTCGGGCGTCGGCCCGGACATCTGGGACCGAATCCAGGAACCGACGGAACCAGCGGCTATCGTTTCAACGCTAGTCGAGGAGTACGATGTCGACAGAGACCGAGTGGCAACTGACGTGGAACGATTCCTGGAAACGCTTGCCGCGGAGCAACTCGTCAAGATCGATGCGAGCCCGACTCCGTGA
- a CDS encoding ABC transporter ATP-binding protein, with product MTDTPSVSEKYASLRRVALYRPALTGSIVAASLFVMLLEGVGLSFLFPILDAAQGGQGLPLQADGVTGQFLSAYAAAGLPLTLESLLLGLACVMVVRFTASFAVKWLAAKLTQTYERDLKNRAYELAMGASVAYYDDKGSDDIMNTILTQTRYAGRVIGRIIQFFQQAILCLVYIGIALAIAPVLAVGAAVALGGVTAIIRYGIEPGYAVGDRVATANERLQETTQAGTQGIRDVKLFGMRDGLLAEFRATLDRYTSTSIAVRRNEVAIGSFYRLSVSLLLFGLVYVAISFRALSIAELGVFLFAMLRLAPRLSSLNSTIYAVEGELPHLVRTHQFIDRLETQQEPTGGQPVPDCIEEVAFENVSFAYEDEPVLADFSMAVERGEFVGIVGESGGGKSTVVSLLTRLYAPDSGDVLANGTPISTYALDEWRDAVAMVRQDPHIFNDSLRYNLTVGRDISDETLYEVAEKALVLEFLDDLPQGLDTVLGDDGVKLSGGQRQRVALARALLTDAEILVLDEATSDLDSNLERQIHRTVETLDGDQTVIAIAHRLSTVSNADRIYTVEDGQVTERGSHAELLDDDGTYAELYAMQGTAAAQSSSG from the coding sequence ATGACTGATACTCCCTCCGTCAGTGAAAAATACGCATCGCTGCGCCGTGTGGCACTGTATCGTCCGGCGCTGACGGGGAGTATCGTCGCCGCCAGCCTCTTCGTGATGCTGCTGGAGGGCGTTGGCCTCTCGTTCCTGTTTCCCATACTCGACGCTGCACAGGGCGGGCAAGGCCTCCCACTGCAGGCGGACGGCGTCACCGGCCAGTTCCTGTCCGCGTACGCCGCCGCCGGACTGCCGCTCACGCTCGAATCCCTGTTACTCGGTCTCGCGTGCGTGATGGTCGTCCGGTTCACGGCATCGTTTGCGGTGAAGTGGCTCGCGGCGAAGCTTACACAGACGTACGAACGCGATCTCAAGAACAGGGCCTATGAACTGGCGATGGGCGCGTCGGTCGCCTACTACGACGACAAGGGCTCCGACGACATCATGAACACGATTCTGACACAGACCCGGTACGCTGGCCGTGTCATCGGCCGGATTATCCAGTTCTTCCAGCAGGCAATCCTCTGTCTAGTGTATATCGGGATCGCACTCGCTATCGCTCCGGTGCTGGCAGTCGGTGCAGCTGTCGCTCTCGGCGGTGTCACGGCGATCATCAGATACGGCATCGAGCCCGGGTACGCCGTCGGCGACCGTGTGGCGACGGCAAACGAACGGCTGCAGGAGACAACACAGGCGGGGACACAGGGTATCCGTGACGTGAAGCTGTTCGGTATGCGCGACGGACTGCTTGCCGAGTTCCGGGCCACGCTCGACCGATACACCTCGACCAGCATCGCCGTTCGCCGGAACGAGGTCGCAATCGGTAGCTTCTATCGGCTCTCGGTCTCGCTGCTCCTGTTTGGGCTCGTCTACGTCGCAATCAGTTTTCGGGCGCTGTCTATCGCGGAACTCGGCGTGTTCCTGTTCGCGATGCTCCGACTCGCGCCCCGACTGAGTTCGCTCAATTCTACCATCTACGCCGTCGAGGGAGAGCTCCCACATCTGGTTCGCACCCACCAGTTCATCGACCGCCTCGAAACCCAGCAGGAGCCCACTGGCGGGCAGCCAGTCCCGGACTGCATCGAGGAAGTCGCGTTCGAGAACGTCTCGTTCGCCTACGAGGACGAGCCAGTGCTCGCGGATTTCTCGATGGCTGTCGAGCGAGGCGAGTTCGTCGGTATCGTCGGTGAGTCCGGTGGTGGCAAATCGACAGTCGTCTCGCTGCTCACTCGGCTCTATGCGCCGGATAGCGGTGACGTTCTGGCGAACGGGACGCCGATTTCGACCTATGCCCTCGACGAATGGCGTGACGCTGTTGCGATGGTCCGACAGGACCCGCATATCTTCAACGACTCCTTGCGGTACAACCTCACCGTCGGCAGGGATATCTCCGACGAGACGCTGTACGAGGTCGCCGAGAAGGCCCTCGTCCTCGAATTTCTCGATGACCTTCCGCAGGGGCTCGACACGGTGCTGGGCGACGACGGCGTGAAACTCTCCGGCGGGCAACGCCAGCGCGTCGCACTGGCCCGCGCGCTGCTGACGGACGCAGAGATACTCGTACTCGATGAAGCCACCAGCGACCTCGACTCGAACCTGGAACGGCAAATCCATCGAACCGTCGAGACGCTCGACGGGGACCAGACCGTGATCGCAATCGCCCATCGGCTCTCGACCGTCTCTAACGCCGACCGAATCTACACCGTCGAGGACGGGCAGGTCACAGAACGGGGCAGCCACGCCGAACTGCTTGACGACGACGGCACGTACGCGGAGTTGTACGCGATGCAGGGAACGGCAGCCGCACAGTCTTCCAGTGGCTAA
- a CDS encoding DUF7122 family protein, whose product MSDQSTEFTRLPETDEEREDPERATREEVLDFWTERFGVPPETFEGYTFWERGAGKLWLYQGSPPSPVDIEGLGMTFLRTRQEHWKPTLEAVQRFGEHASQNVIHLDEDTARAFVAGEDQELDWDGDWGYLVVTHDLAGEAEPVGVGLYVYGELRSQVPKGRRREV is encoded by the coding sequence ATGAGCGACCAGAGCACGGAGTTCACGCGGCTCCCAGAGACAGACGAAGAGCGAGAAGACCCCGAGCGGGCGACCCGCGAGGAAGTCCTCGACTTCTGGACCGAGCGGTTCGGCGTCCCGCCGGAGACTTTCGAGGGATACACGTTCTGGGAACGCGGCGCTGGCAAACTGTGGCTGTATCAGGGGAGTCCGCCATCGCCTGTCGACATCGAGGGCCTTGGAATGACGTTCCTGCGGACGCGCCAGGAACACTGGAAGCCGACGCTGGAGGCCGTCCAGCGATTCGGCGAGCACGCCAGCCAGAACGTCATTCACCTCGACGAGGACACTGCCCGAGCGTTCGTCGCGGGCGAGGATCAGGAACTCGACTGGGACGGCGACTGGGGGTATCTCGTCGTCACCCACGACCTCGCCGGCGAGGCCGAACCGGTCGGCGTCGGCCTGTACGTGTACGGCGAACTCAGGTCCCAGGTGCCGAAAGGACGTCGCCGAGAGGTCTAA
- a CDS encoding RsmB/NOP family class I SAM-dependent RNA methyltransferase yields MEPLDRYRPIIDDFEAFIDACERPLPSAVRVNTIKASVERVRTALADADIAYEPVDWHDGLFVLPEDSPGANWPYFHGWIHGQEEVSVIPATVLDPQPGERVWDACAAPGSKTTQLAALIEDTGEVVATDNNLGRISALRTNTERLGATTVAVTHEDGRNHSLKPFGGEGYDRALVDVPCSCEGTIRKNPDTLEDWTLSHVEGISGVQKGILKRAVEVTEPGGTVVYSTCTFAPEENEAVLDYVLGETACEIVDYDLPLDHAPGITEWQDETFDPSVADAKRIYPHHNDTGGFFCAKLEVPAE; encoded by the coding sequence ATGGAACCACTCGACCGCTACCGACCCATCATCGACGACTTCGAGGCGTTCATCGACGCATGTGAACGCCCGCTACCGTCGGCTGTCAGGGTCAACACCATCAAAGCCTCCGTCGAGAGGGTCCGAACGGCGCTTGCGGACGCGGACATCGCCTACGAACCCGTCGACTGGCACGACGGCCTGTTCGTCCTGCCCGAGGACTCCCCCGGCGCGAACTGGCCGTACTTCCACGGCTGGATTCACGGGCAGGAGGAAGTGTCCGTGATTCCGGCGACCGTACTGGACCCCCAGCCTGGCGAGCGAGTCTGGGACGCCTGTGCGGCACCGGGGAGCAAGACGACCCAGCTCGCCGCGCTGATAGAGGACACCGGCGAAGTCGTCGCGACCGACAACAACCTCGGACGGATTTCGGCGCTACGGACCAACACTGAGCGGCTGGGCGCGACCACGGTCGCTGTCACCCACGAGGACGGGCGCAACCACTCGCTCAAGCCCTTCGGCGGCGAGGGATACGACCGGGCACTCGTTGACGTCCCCTGTTCCTGTGAAGGGACCATTCGCAAGAACCCCGATACGCTGGAAGATTGGACGCTCTCGCACGTCGAAGGCATCTCCGGCGTCCAGAAAGGCATTCTCAAGCGAGCCGTCGAAGTGACCGAACCCGGCGGAACCGTCGTTTACTCTACCTGTACGTTCGCCCCGGAGGAAAACGAGGCCGTACTGGACTACGTTCTCGGCGAGACGGCTTGCGAAATTGTGGACTACGACCTCCCACTCGACCACGCCCCCGGCATCACCGAGTGGCAGGACGAGACATTCGACCCCAGCGTCGCCGACGCCAAGCGCATCTACCCGCATCACAACGACACGGGCGGGTTCTTCTGTGCGAAACTGGAGGTACCCGCGGAATGA